The following are encoded in a window of Candidatus Paceibacterota bacterium genomic DNA:
- a CDS encoding flavoprotein has translation MKKNIILGVTGSVAAVMLFRLIDELEKDGFKVKLVATGSAWLFIFSVLIRKPQKIFKLLALLETGLGEITGVFSKEKGKVRHINLVKWADLMLIAPASANTISKITHAIADNYLTTIALAMPENKKIFIAPAMNVEMWNNPFFRENMEKLRKEKMRYSVIEPAAGKLQCGDEGMGKMADIRTIVERVSKGRA, from the coding sequence ATGAAGAAAAACATAATACTGGGAGTCACGGGAAGCGTCGCCGCGGTGATGCTTTTCAGGCTCATAGACGAACTTGAAAAGGACGGCTTCAAAGTGAAGCTGGTCGCAACTGGATCCGCGTGGCTCTTCATTTTTTCCGTGCTGATCCGGAAGCCCCAAAAGATCTTCAAGCTCCTGGCTCTTCTTGAAACAGGACTTGGAGAGATCACGGGGGTTTTCTCGAAAGAAAAAGGGAAGGTGCGGCACATTAATCTGGTGAAGTGGGCGGACCTGATGCTTATCGCTCCGGCTTCAGCCAACACGATAAGCAAGATCACGCACGCCATCGCGGATAACTATCTCACGACCATCGCGCTTGCGATGCCGGAGAACAAAAAGATCTTCATTGCGCCTGCGATGAATGTCGAAATGTGGAATAATCCCTTTTTCCGGGAGAATATGGAAAAGCTCCGAAAGGAAAAAATGAGATATTCGGTCATCGAGCCCGCCGCCGGAAAGCTCCAATGCGGAGATGAAGGCATGGGAAAGATGGCCGACATAAGAACGATAGTTGAAAGAGTAAGCAAGGGAAGGGCCTGA
- a CDS encoding GNAT family N-acetyltransferase, translating into MRKINIAVLSDVSSDRIAGKIAKEIRKGSALGIENVFELETKDSAWERSMDTIKHNDIDFFVTLASPDRIREIRKIKPCKHIFTVGYSETDKPRLEEGFEEGFRTLRTLRYNMLAVKNVSGAITDFLMIYPEKTYDVFADENEWIRSLAANMIKRENVRHAQSIEEENHISVPDEVYEKFHRLGKTLFEKGLLPVVDGGTYGNFSMMFGGSMYITGRGSDKGDLPRDHIVRINSVEKIELTEEIELDHLPKVFARIFYSGKVKPSIDTAINHALLEGTEFKATVHIHTDRIFADLPMTGYNYPCGAKEELDEIMSLARKNPDADILQQYKHGLIILGNDFDDCIKKIEDLFSGGISARKINEDEKKEKEFLEWEEHYKKNTKGKNADIDIYDAKNLYVIQKGEAKVGFLYIRTRDDTIYFVFYSLEEFTRKKLGLGEKVIDIVSKIARSEQCGRIGILTTRECNVIPYYERKGFRITSEDEGGSVWMQKEMQ; encoded by the coding sequence ATGAGAAAAATAAACATAGCTGTATTGTCGGATGTTTCATCGGACAGGATCGCCGGAAAGATCGCAAAGGAGATCAGAAAAGGATCCGCGCTCGGGATAGAAAACGTATTCGAGCTGGAGACAAAAGACAGCGCCTGGGAAAGATCAATGGACACGATCAAGCATAACGACATAGATTTCTTTGTGACCCTGGCATCTCCGGACCGCATCCGCGAGATCAGAAAGATCAAACCGTGCAAGCATATCTTCACGGTCGGCTATTCCGAAACGGACAAGCCGCGTCTGGAGGAGGGGTTTGAAGAAGGATTTAGAACACTGAGAACGCTGAGATATAACATGCTGGCTGTAAAGAATGTATCGGGAGCAATAACGGATTTCCTTATGATCTATCCGGAAAAAACATATGACGTATTTGCGGATGAAAACGAATGGATCAGGAGCCTTGCGGCGAATATGATCAAACGGGAAAATGTCAGGCACGCGCAAAGCATAGAAGAGGAGAACCATATTTCGGTTCCGGATGAGGTGTATGAAAAATTCCATCGGCTCGGAAAGACGCTTTTTGAAAAAGGGCTTCTGCCGGTCGTCGACGGAGGAACCTATGGCAATTTCTCAATGATGTTCGGCGGCAGCATGTACATCACCGGAAGAGGGTCCGACAAAGGAGATCTTCCAAGGGATCATATCGTAAGGATCAACAGCGTTGAAAAGATCGAATTGACGGAAGAGATCGAATTGGACCATCTGCCGAAAGTTTTCGCGAGGATCTTCTATTCGGGAAAGGTCAAACCTTCGATCGATACGGCGATAAACCATGCCCTGCTCGAAGGAACGGAATTCAAGGCGACAGTACATATCCACACGGACAGGATCTTTGCAGATCTTCCCATGACCGGATACAACTATCCCTGCGGAGCGAAAGAAGAGCTCGATGAGATCATGAGCCTTGCAAGGAAGAATCCCGATGCAGACATACTGCAGCAATACAAACACGGCCTGATCATCTTGGGAAACGATTTCGATGACTGCATAAAAAAGATCGAGGATCTGTTCTCCGGCGGGATCTCGGCAAGAAAGATAAATGAAGATGAAAAGAAAGAGAAGGAATTCCTGGAGTGGGAAGAACATTACAAAAAGAACACAAAAGGCAAAAACGCGGATATAGATATCTATGACGCGAAAAACCTGTACGTGATCCAGAAAGGAGAAGCGAAAGTGGGATTTTTGTATATCAGGACAAGAGACGACACGATATATTTCGTCTTCTATTCCCTTGAGGAATTCACAAGAAAAAAACTGGGGCTTGGAGAAAAGGTCATCGACATCGTCTCGAAGATCGCGAGGAGCGAACAGTGCGGAAGGATCGGGATCCTGACGACCAGGGAATGCAACGTCATCCCCTACTATGAGAGAAAAGGATTCAGGATAACCTCCGAAGATGAAGGAGGATCGGTCTGGATGCAAAAGGAGATGCAATGA
- a CDS encoding amidohydrolase family protein, whose protein sequence is MEKEMKERLKKARIIDDHVHLSIHPESRAKIGYLEDSMRKNGIDLAIALAAYFPRKTGSISNETALSITEDHENILVFGSLDAEHDLAGGVSELESLLERKKIFGIKLYPGYQYFYPNEKKLDAVYELASKFNVPVMFHSGLAYRSPGGIRFSRPIYIDDVAGSFQSMRIVISHLGDPSIREAAAVAHKNPNVYLDFSGLVSNTTKNQERAERWQKLNEEYIARTVADVLTDLMGTEKIIFGSDWPISSHEKSLALVSRLQKMLDLDDEEVERMLSKNMLTVLGII, encoded by the coding sequence ATGGAAAAAGAAATGAAAGAAAGACTGAAGAAAGCGAGGATCATCGATGATCACGTGCACCTCAGCATCCATCCGGAAAGCAGGGCCAAGATCGGATATCTGGAAGACAGCATGCGAAAGAACGGGATCGACCTTGCGATCGCGCTTGCGGCATATTTTCCGAGAAAGACCGGAAGCATATCGAACGAGACCGCGCTTTCCATAACCGAAGATCATGAGAATATCCTGGTCTTCGGAAGCCTGGACGCCGAGCATGACCTTGCTGGCGGCGTCTCGGAACTTGAATCGCTTCTTGAAAGAAAAAAGATCTTCGGGATAAAGCTTTATCCCGGATATCAATATTTCTATCCGAATGAGAAGAAGCTGGATGCTGTCTATGAGCTCGCATCGAAATTCAACGTTCCGGTGATGTTCCATTCGGGGCTTGCATACAGAAGCCCGGGCGGGATCCGATTCTCCAGGCCGATATACATCGATGACGTTGCCGGATCTTTCCAGAGCATGAGGATCGTGATAAGCCACCTGGGAGATCCGAGCATCAGAGAAGCGGCCGCCGTTGCGCACAAGAATCCGAATGTCTATCTGGATTTTTCGGGACTCGTGAGCAACACGACAAAAAATCAGGAAAGGGCCGAGAGGTGGCAGAAGCTAAACGAGGAATATATCGCAAGAACCGTGGCGGATGTTCTGACCGACCTTATGGGAACAGAGAAGATCATATTCGGATCGGACTGGCCCATATCGTCGCACGAAAAATCGCTGGCGCTTGTTTCAAGACTGCAAAAGATGCTCGATCTTGATGACGAAGAAGTTGAGCGGATGCTGTCGAAAAACATGCTGACAGTGCTGGGAATAATATGA
- a CDS encoding phosphopantothenoylcysteine decarboxylase — protein sequence MNETLKGKKILVTGGSTWVPIDNVRVITNVFGGTTGYRIAIQAAKMGADVTLLLGPHRIEDTTVFIDEPVETVLAKMQRYILEREKIAAAGGRLEIVHYDYFQELMDLMEKYVSTRQFHAVIHSSAVADYAPTKQDGKISSGLNELSIRTTPTPKIISHIKDWDPNVYLVQFKLEVGLSEEDLIAKAVAGIIKNRANLAVANNKAGTSTTTAAAYLVEKDGSFVKIDTREEMYEKLMSEIGKNLKR from the coding sequence ATGAACGAAACACTGAAAGGAAAGAAAATACTGGTAACGGGAGGGTCCACATGGGTCCCGATCGACAATGTCAGGGTGATAACGAATGTCTTTGGAGGAACAACGGGATACAGGATTGCGATCCAGGCAGCAAAGATGGGAGCGGATGTGACACTGCTCCTCGGACCACACAGGATCGAGGACACGACCGTCTTCATCGATGAACCTGTTGAAACTGTTCTCGCAAAAATGCAGAGATATATCCTCGAGCGCGAGAAAATAGCGGCAGCCGGAGGAAGACTGGAGATCGTCCACTATGACTATTTCCAGGAGCTTATGGACCTGATGGAAAAATATGTATCCACCAGGCAATTCCATGCGGTGATCCATTCTTCCGCGGTCGCCGACTATGCGCCGACGAAACAGGACGGAAAAATAAGCTCCGGCCTCAACGAGCTTTCCATCAGAACAACGCCCACCCCGAAGATCATAAGCCACATCAAAGACTGGGATCCGAACGTCTATCTCGTCCAGTTCAAACTGGAAGTGGGACTCTCCGAAGAGGATCTTATCGCCAAGGCTGTGGCCGGCATCATCAAGAACAGAGCGAACCTCGCCGTCGCAAACAACAAGGCGGGAACTTCAACCACGACCGCCGCGGCCTATCTCGTCGAAAAGGACGGGAGCTTCGTGAAGATCGATACGAGAGAGGAAATGTATGAAAAACTGATGTCGGAGATCGGGAAGAACCTCAAAAGGTGA